In one window of Shewanella goraebulensis DNA:
- the ribD gene encoding bifunctional diaminohydroxyphosphoribosylaminopyrimidine deaminase/5-amino-6-(5-phosphoribosylamino)uracil reductase RibD, with translation MSQWSVIDIEMMSLAISLAEKGRYTTRPNPNVGCVIAVDDKIIGQGYHIKAGGPHAEIHALHDVDTKQNQHKLSLATAYVTLEPCSHYGRTPPCALALIKAGVKRVVVAEVDANPQVAGNGIRLLKEAGIQVDVGLLTEQAKLLNLGFTKKMTTGLPRITIKLAASIDGKTALSNGVSKWITGPDARADVQKLRARHCALVTGVETVLADNPTLNVRYEELGSLKSSLVPSDLQQPLRVILDSKARLTSEMKLFDFTSPVLLVSCVDYPAEVQEKFNNHVSCITIATNEDGRVDLHALFTYLGKQCNSVLVEAGACLAGSVLDAKLADELYLYQAMKILGSHGRNLLQLNDYQTMEQIPELQLVDSRRVGEDQRMIFNL, from the coding sequence ATGTCTCAGTGGTCCGTTATTGACATCGAAATGATGAGCCTAGCAATTTCATTGGCTGAAAAAGGGCGTTATACCACCCGCCCTAATCCTAATGTCGGCTGTGTTATTGCTGTTGATGATAAAATCATTGGTCAGGGATATCACATTAAAGCGGGCGGCCCTCATGCTGAAATTCATGCCCTTCATGATGTAGACACCAAGCAAAACCAACATAAACTTTCTCTGGCCACCGCCTATGTCACGCTTGAGCCTTGCAGTCATTATGGTCGCACGCCTCCTTGTGCCTTGGCATTAATCAAAGCAGGGGTTAAAAGAGTAGTCGTCGCCGAAGTCGATGCGAACCCACAAGTTGCCGGTAATGGTATAAGGCTTTTAAAAGAAGCGGGCATTCAAGTTGATGTTGGCTTACTTACCGAACAAGCCAAATTACTCAATTTAGGCTTCACTAAAAAAATGACCACAGGCCTGCCTCGCATCACCATAAAATTAGCTGCAAGTATCGACGGTAAAACAGCGCTTTCAAATGGAGTATCAAAGTGGATAACAGGTCCAGATGCACGAGCTGACGTGCAAAAGTTACGCGCTCGTCATTGTGCACTGGTAACGGGTGTTGAAACAGTACTTGCTGATAACCCAACGCTAAATGTGCGTTATGAGGAGTTAGGCAGCTTGAAAAGCTCACTTGTGCCCTCAGATCTGCAACAGCCTTTGCGGGTTATTTTAGATAGTAAAGCAAGGCTAACGAGTGAAATGAAGCTATTTGATTTTACATCACCTGTATTGTTGGTTTCCTGTGTGGATTACCCCGCAGAAGTACAAGAAAAATTTAACAATCATGTTAGTTGTATCACTATTGCCACAAATGAAGATGGACGCGTTGATTTACATGCGTTATTTACTTATTTAGGTAAGCAATGTAACTCAGTACTGGTTGAGGCTGGAGCCTGTCTTGCTGGTAGCGTACTAGATGCAAAACTTGCAGATGAGCTTTATCTTTATCAAGCAATGAAAATTTTAGGTAGTCATGGCCGAAATTTATTACAACTGAACGACTATCAAACTATGGAACAAATTCCTGAGTTACAATTAGTAGATTCGCGCCGAGTAGGCGAAGATCAACGGATGATTTTTAATCTTTAG
- a CDS encoding efflux RND transporter periplasmic adaptor subunit, with protein MKKLAIVIIVSSLIAAVVSFSGLSQADKTKAQSQGKPQKTIPVVTGIVDQHELSQSLSLIGKLDAEQSVYISSQVAGQISKILIKPDQDIQAGQIIVQLDDAKAKAATAEAAAYLADEKRKLKEFLKLISSNAITQTEIDAQRASVDMAAARLAAAQADLNYHSLNAPFSGSAGLIDFSVGKMISVGTELLSFDNLSTMRLDLQVPEHYLSLLSNGMQVTAQSRAWPSQEFKGEIIAIDSRINQDTLNLRVRVQFVNPDNKLKPGMMMAATLNFPAVSEPVIPVQAIEYSGTKRFVYLVDNNNVANRTEVILGARIDNEVLITEGLSIGDNVVVQGLVNMRDGVSVDVLEQQSTASRLAHESSEQEPETSADTITNAVQEKS; from the coding sequence ATGAAAAAATTGGCAATTGTTATCATAGTCAGCAGCCTTATCGCTGCGGTGGTGTCTTTTAGTGGTTTATCCCAAGCTGATAAAACGAAAGCTCAGTCGCAAGGGAAGCCGCAGAAAACTATTCCAGTCGTCACCGGCATTGTTGATCAGCATGAACTATCACAATCATTATCGCTAATAGGTAAGCTTGACGCTGAACAATCTGTCTATATTTCATCTCAAGTTGCTGGCCAAATTAGTAAAATTTTAATTAAACCCGATCAAGATATTCAGGCTGGCCAAATCATCGTTCAATTAGATGATGCTAAGGCGAAAGCTGCTACTGCCGAAGCCGCCGCTTATCTGGCCGATGAAAAGCGTAAACTCAAAGAGTTTCTAAAACTGATTTCAAGTAATGCAATTACTCAGACCGAAATTGATGCCCAGCGTGCCAGCGTGGATATGGCAGCTGCACGATTAGCTGCTGCTCAAGCCGATTTAAATTATCACTCTCTAAATGCGCCATTTTCTGGCTCTGCTGGCTTAATTGATTTTAGTGTAGGTAAGATGATTTCTGTCGGTACCGAACTTTTATCTTTTGATAACCTTTCAACCATGAGACTCGACCTACAAGTCCCAGAACATTACTTATCATTACTTTCAAATGGTATGCAAGTTACAGCTCAGAGCCGCGCTTGGCCATCTCAAGAGTTTAAAGGAGAAATTATTGCCATTGACTCTCGTATTAACCAAGACACATTAAATTTACGCGTCAGAGTCCAGTTTGTTAATCCCGACAACAAATTAAAGCCGGGCATGATGATGGCCGCAACGCTTAACTTCCCTGCTGTATCTGAACCTGTTATCCCAGTTCAGGCTATTGAGTACTCTGGAACTAAACGCTTTGTTTACCTCGTTGATAATAACAATGTTGCGAATCGCACCGAAGTCATTTTAGGCGCCCGTATTGATAATGAAGTGCTCATCACAGAAGGGCTCAGCATTGGCGATAATGTTGTCGTTCAAGGGTTAGTTAATATGCGTGATGGCGTGTCAGTTGATGTGTTAGAGCAGCAAAGCACTGCGTCACGTTTAGCTCATGAATCATCAGAGCAAGAACCCGAAACATCTGCAGATACAATCACGAATGCGGTACAGGAGAAAAGTTAA
- the glyA gene encoding serine hydroxymethyltransferase — MLKKAMNIADYDPQLFQAIEDETRRQEEHIELIASENYTSPRVLEAQGSQLTNKYAEGYPGKRYYGGCEHVDIAEELAISRAKELFGATYANVQPHSGSQANSAVFMALLQGGDTVLGMSLAHGGHLTHGSHVSFSGKLYNAVQYGIDETTGKIDYAEVERLAVEHNPKMIIAGFSAYSGIIDWGKFREIADKVGAYLFVDMAHVAGLVAAGIYPNPLPHAHVVTTTTHKTLAGPRGGLILSAANDEDIYKKLNSAVFPGGQGGPLMHVIAAKAVAFKEALDPEFTTYQEQVVANAKVMAKTFIERGYDVVSGGTDNHLFLLDLISKDMTGKDADAALGKANITVNKNSVPNDPRSPFVTSGLRIGSPAITRRGFTETESVELTNWMCDVLDDITNEGTIERVKNQVLELCAKYPVYG, encoded by the coding sequence ATGCTAAAGAAAGCTATGAATATCGCGGATTACGATCCACAACTGTTTCAAGCCATTGAAGATGAGACTCGTCGCCAAGAAGAGCACATTGAATTAATCGCGTCAGAAAACTATACCAGCCCACGTGTTCTTGAAGCACAAGGTTCTCAGCTAACTAACAAGTATGCTGAAGGTTACCCTGGTAAGCGTTACTACGGCGGTTGTGAGCATGTAGATATTGCAGAAGAGTTAGCTATTTCTCGTGCAAAAGAATTATTTGGCGCTACATACGCAAACGTACAGCCGCATTCTGGTTCTCAAGCAAACTCAGCAGTTTTCATGGCGCTACTTCAAGGCGGTGATACTGTTTTAGGTATGAGCCTAGCCCATGGTGGTCACTTGACCCATGGTTCTCACGTTAGTTTTTCTGGCAAGCTTTATAATGCTGTTCAGTACGGTATCGATGAAACGACTGGTAAAATCGATTACGCTGAAGTTGAGCGTTTAGCTGTAGAGCACAATCCAAAAATGATTATTGCTGGTTTCTCTGCTTACTCAGGTATTATCGATTGGGGTAAATTCCGCGAAATCGCTGATAAAGTCGGTGCTTACTTATTTGTTGATATGGCCCACGTTGCAGGTCTTGTTGCTGCGGGTATCTACCCGAATCCACTGCCACATGCGCACGTTGTAACGACAACAACTCATAAAACACTTGCTGGCCCTCGTGGTGGTTTAATCCTTTCTGCTGCAAATGATGAAGACATCTACAAAAAGTTAAATTCAGCAGTATTCCCAGGTGGCCAAGGCGGCCCTTTAATGCACGTTATCGCTGCTAAAGCGGTTGCATTTAAAGAAGCTCTCGATCCTGAATTTACCACTTACCAAGAGCAAGTTGTTGCCAATGCTAAAGTGATGGCGAAAACCTTCATTGAGCGTGGCTACGATGTTGTTTCTGGTGGCACTGATAACCACTTATTCTTGCTTGATTTGATTAGCAAAGATATGACTGGTAAAGATGCTGATGCTGCGTTAGGTAAAGCTAACATCACAGTAAACAAAAATTCAGTACCGAATGACCCACGTTCACCTTTCGTGACCTCTGGTCTACGTATTGGTTCTCCAGCGATTACTCGCCGTGGTTTCACAGAAACTGAATCGGTAGAGCTAACAAACTGGATGTGTGATGTACTAGATGACATTACTAATGAAGGTACAATTGAGCGCGTTAAGAACCAAGTGCTTGAGTTGTGTGCTAAATACCCTGTTTACGGATAA
- the nrdR gene encoding transcriptional regulator NrdR has translation MHCPFCSATDTKVIDSRLVADGHQVRRRRECTLCHERFTTFEGAELVMPRVIKQDGTRQPFDEDKLRGGMLRAVEKRPVSIDQIEQALTKIKSTLRGTGEREIDSAMIGNLMMEQLMVLDKVAYIRFASVYRAFEDVSQFGEAIAKLQK, from the coding sequence ATGCATTGCCCATTTTGTAGCGCGACAGATACCAAAGTGATTGACTCTCGTCTGGTGGCTGATGGCCATCAAGTGCGTCGCCGTCGGGAATGTACATTGTGCCATGAGAGATTCACTACCTTTGAGGGTGCTGAGCTGGTTATGCCACGGGTTATCAAACAAGATGGTACTCGCCAACCATTTGATGAAGATAAACTGCGAGGCGGAATGCTTCGTGCTGTGGAGAAACGTCCAGTATCTATTGACCAAATTGAACAAGCATTAACTAAAATCAAATCTACTTTACGTGGCACTGGTGAGCGCGAAATTGACTCAGCAATGATTGGTAATTTAATGATGGAACAATTAATGGTACTAGATAAAGTGGCTTATATTCGCTTTGCTTCTGTATATCGTGCCTTTGAAGATGTGTCTCAGTTTGGCGAAGCCATCGCTAAACTACAAAAGTAA
- the ettA gene encoding energy-dependent translational throttle protein EttA — protein MAQFVYSMLRVGKIVPPKKQILKDISLSFFPGAKIGVLGLNGSGKSTLLRIMAGLDTEIEGEARPMQDLKIGYLPQEPKLDESQTVREAIEEAVSEAKNALTRLDEVYALYAEPDADFDALAKEQGQLEAIIQSQDAHNLDVVLDRAANALRLPDWDEKIEVLSGGERRRVAICRLLLEKPDMLLLDEPTNHLDAESVAWLERFLQDYTGTVVAITHDRYFLDNAAGWILELDRGEGIPWEGNYSSWLEQKDARLQQESSTESARQKTIQKELEWVRQGSKGRQSKGKARMARFEELNTNDYQKRNETNELFIPPGPRLGDKVIEVNNLTKSYGDRVLIDDLTFAVPKGAIVGIIGANGAGKSTLFKMISGAEQPDSGSIEVGESVQIASVEQFRDSMNDKNTVWQEISDGQDIMRINNTEIPSRAYVGRFNFRGGDQQKIIGTLSGGERNRVHLAKLLQAGGNVLLLDEPTNDLDVETLRALEEALLEFPGCAMVISHDRWFLDRIATHILDYRDEGQVNFYEGNYTEYTAWLKEHLGTEAIEPHRLKYKRIAK, from the coding sequence ATGGCTCAATTTGTCTATAGTATGCTGCGGGTAGGAAAGATTGTTCCGCCTAAGAAACAAATTCTTAAAGATATTTCACTCAGTTTTTTCCCTGGCGCCAAAATTGGTGTCTTAGGTTTAAACGGTTCAGGCAAATCCACTTTACTTCGTATCATGGCAGGGTTAGATACTGAAATCGAAGGCGAAGCGCGCCCGATGCAAGATCTAAAAATCGGATACCTTCCACAAGAGCCTAAGCTTGATGAATCGCAAACCGTACGTGAAGCCATTGAAGAAGCGGTAAGTGAAGCTAAGAATGCCCTCACCCGTTTAGATGAAGTGTATGCACTATATGCTGAACCTGATGCTGACTTTGATGCACTTGCTAAAGAGCAAGGTCAACTGGAAGCGATTATTCAATCTCAAGATGCGCATAACCTTGATGTGGTGCTAGATCGCGCAGCGAATGCTTTACGTCTTCCTGATTGGGATGAAAAAATCGAAGTATTATCAGGTGGTGAACGTCGCCGCGTAGCAATCTGTCGTCTGTTACTTGAAAAACCAGACATGTTGCTACTTGATGAACCAACCAACCACTTGGATGCAGAATCTGTTGCATGGCTTGAGCGCTTCTTACAAGATTACACAGGCACCGTTGTGGCCATTACCCATGATAGATATTTCTTGGATAATGCCGCTGGGTGGATTTTGGAACTTGACCGTGGTGAAGGTATTCCGTGGGAAGGTAACTATTCTTCGTGGTTAGAGCAAAAAGATGCTCGTCTACAACAAGAATCATCTACAGAAAGTGCGCGCCAGAAAACCATTCAAAAAGAATTAGAATGGGTACGCCAAGGCAGTAAAGGTCGTCAATCTAAAGGCAAAGCCCGTATGGCTCGCTTTGAAGAATTGAACACCAACGACTATCAAAAGCGTAACGAAACTAATGAATTGTTCATTCCACCAGGGCCTCGTTTAGGTGACAAAGTAATTGAGGTTAATAACTTAACTAAGTCATATGGCGATCGCGTATTGATTGATGACTTAACCTTTGCCGTCCCTAAAGGTGCCATTGTCGGTATTATCGGTGCTAACGGCGCGGGTAAATCAACTTTGTTTAAGATGATTTCAGGTGCAGAACAGCCTGATAGCGGCAGCATCGAAGTGGGTGAGTCTGTACAAATTGCGTCTGTTGAGCAGTTCCGTGATTCGATGAATGATAAAAATACTGTTTGGCAAGAAATTTCCGACGGTCAAGATATCATGCGTATTAATAACACAGAGATCCCAAGTCGCGCTTATGTTGGCCGCTTTAACTTCCGTGGTGGCGATCAGCAAAAAATCATTGGCACATTGTCTGGTGGTGAGCGTAACCGTGTCCATTTAGCAAAACTGCTACAAGCAGGTGGTAACGTACTCCTACTCGATGAACCAACCAATGACTTAGATGTTGAAACACTACGTGCGCTAGAAGAAGCGTTATTAGAGTTCCCTGGTTGTGCCATGGTTATTTCCCATGACCGTTGGTTCTTAGACAGAATCGCCACTCATATTTTAGATTATCGTGATGAAGGCCAAGTTAACTTCTATGAAGGTAACTACACAGAATATACCGCATGGTTAAAAGAGCATTTAGGCACAGAAGCGATTGAGCCTCATCGTCTTAAGTACAAGCGTATTGCCAAGTAG